From Streptomyces sp. TLI_053, a single genomic window includes:
- a CDS encoding SHOCT domain-containing protein, whose amino-acid sequence MDDYPLLNIFLTTMWIFLWILWFMLLFRVFGDLFRDDSVGGWGKAGWCVLLILLPFLGVFVYLIARGKGMGMREAARVKQADAEFRDYVRDAAGSEAKKPSAAGELARLAELRRDGSITEDEYQRAKALVLE is encoded by the coding sequence ATGGACGACTACCCACTGCTGAACATCTTCCTCACGACCATGTGGATCTTCCTGTGGATCCTCTGGTTCATGCTCCTGTTCCGGGTGTTCGGGGACCTCTTCCGGGACGACTCGGTCGGCGGCTGGGGCAAGGCCGGCTGGTGCGTACTGCTGATCCTGCTGCCGTTCCTGGGCGTGTTCGTCTACCTGATCGCCCGGGGCAAGGGCATGGGGATGCGGGAGGCGGCCCGGGTGAAGCAGGCGGACGCCGAGTTCCGGGACTACGTGCGGGACGCGGCCGGGTCCGAGGCCAAGAAGCCCAGCGCCGCCGGGGAACTGGCCCGGCTGGCCGAGCTGCGGCGGGACGGCTCCATCACGGAGGACGAGTACCAGCGGGCCAAGGCGCTCGTGCTGGAGTGA
- a CDS encoding DUF6325 family protein produces MSNAPDAPGGADESEPVDLGPIDYLVIAFPGSHLSGEGLPLLVDLVDRDIVRILDLIFVRKDEDGTVTAVELADVDGDGVLDLTVFEGASSGLLGDADVTEAGLLLEPGDSAVVLLYENRWAAPLAAALRRADARMVASGRVPVQDLLEVLDALEELDATG; encoded by the coding sequence GTGAGCAACGCACCCGATGCGCCCGGTGGGGCGGACGAATCCGAACCGGTGGACCTCGGCCCCATCGACTACCTGGTGATCGCGTTCCCCGGCAGCCACCTCAGCGGCGAGGGCCTGCCGCTGCTCGTCGACCTGGTCGATCGCGACATCGTCCGGATCCTCGACCTGATCTTCGTCCGCAAGGACGAGGACGGCACGGTCACCGCCGTCGAACTGGCCGACGTGGACGGCGACGGGGTCCTCGACCTGACGGTCTTCGAGGGCGCCTCCTCCGGTCTGCTCGGGGACGCCGACGTCACCGAGGCCGGCCTGCTCCTGGAGCCCGGCGACTCCGCCGTGGTGCTCCTCTACGAGAACCGGTGGGCGGCCCCGCTGGCCGCCGCCCTGCGGCGGGCGGACGCGCGCATGGTCGCCAGTGGCCGCGTCCCGGTCCAGGACCTCCTGGAGGTGCTGGACGCGCTGGAGGAGCTCGACGCCACCGGCTGA
- a CDS encoding MFS transporter yields MANRWKPLVVLGTAQFLMVLDASVMNVSISQLVEDFDTEVTAIQAVITLYTLVMAAFMLTGGKIGDMYGRRRVFVIGLAVYAVGSGLTAVAPTVGVLALGWSVIEGLGAALVLPALAALVAGSYSGRDRAVAYGVIGGLAGAGIAVGPLLGGWVTTYLTWRLVFAGEVVLVVTILLLMRWIPAQPRPTDPPRLDLLGVVLSATGLALMVLAVLQSGTWGWVQPRNPPFTVLGFAPTLFLVALGAALTYAFCVHERRRESRGRTPLVSLDLFGNRTLRSGLITLFNQNTVLLGLFFVIPLYLQVVQGLNAFETGLRLLPVSVTMLGASMSGTLLLRFASPRTIARAGLLVLLAATLWLITAIGPDLHGASFAGAMALLGVGMGMLASQLGNTVQSSVLPEERSEAGGLQYTSQNLGSSLGTALIGAILIGALATSVTSQIESDPRVSGAVAQQTAVHVEAGLSFVPADQVAAALAARPDVPPAEAAAVVESYQDAQIDGLKAAVLACSCITAGALLFTGRLPGTRPGPRTGT; encoded by the coding sequence ATGGCGAACCGCTGGAAGCCCCTCGTCGTCCTCGGCACCGCCCAGTTCCTGATGGTGCTGGACGCCTCGGTGATGAACGTCTCGATCAGCCAGCTGGTCGAGGACTTCGACACCGAGGTGACCGCCATCCAGGCCGTCATCACCCTGTACACCCTGGTGATGGCGGCCTTCATGCTGACCGGCGGCAAGATCGGCGACATGTACGGGCGCCGCCGGGTCTTCGTGATCGGCCTGGCCGTGTACGCGGTCGGCTCGGGGCTGACCGCGGTGGCGCCCACGGTCGGAGTGCTCGCCCTCGGCTGGTCGGTCATCGAGGGCCTGGGGGCGGCCCTGGTGCTGCCCGCGCTCGCCGCCCTGGTGGCCGGCTCCTACTCCGGCCGCGACCGGGCCGTCGCCTACGGCGTGATCGGCGGCCTGGCGGGCGCGGGCATCGCGGTGGGCCCGCTTCTCGGCGGCTGGGTGACCACCTATCTGACCTGGCGGCTGGTGTTCGCCGGCGAAGTGGTGCTGGTCGTGACGATCCTGCTGCTGATGCGCTGGATACCGGCGCAGCCCCGGCCGACCGACCCGCCCCGGCTGGACCTGCTCGGCGTCGTGCTGTCCGCGACCGGCCTGGCCCTGATGGTGCTGGCCGTACTGCAGAGCGGCACCTGGGGCTGGGTCCAGCCGCGCAACCCGCCGTTCACCGTGCTCGGCTTCGCGCCGACCCTGTTCCTCGTCGCCCTCGGCGCCGCTCTCACCTATGCGTTCTGCGTCCACGAACGCCGGCGCGAGAGCCGGGGCCGCACGCCCCTGGTCTCGCTCGACCTGTTCGGCAACCGGACGCTGCGTTCGGGGCTGATCACCCTGTTCAACCAGAACACCGTCCTGCTGGGCCTGTTCTTCGTCATCCCGCTCTACCTCCAGGTCGTGCAGGGCCTGAACGCCTTCGAGACCGGCCTCCGGCTGCTGCCGGTGTCCGTGACGATGCTCGGCGCCTCGATGTCGGGCACCCTGCTGCTGCGCTTCGCCTCGCCCCGCACCATCGCCAGGGCGGGTCTGCTGGTCCTGCTCGCCGCCACGCTGTGGCTGATCACGGCCATCGGACCGGACCTGCACGGCGCCTCCTTCGCCGGGGCGATGGCCCTGCTCGGCGTCGGGATGGGGATGCTCGCCTCGCAGCTCGGAAACACGGTGCAGTCCAGCGTGTTGCCGGAGGAGCGCAGCGAGGCCGGCGGACTGCAGTACACCTCGCAGAACCTCGGTTCCTCGCTCGGCACGGCGCTGATCGGGGCGATCCTGATCGGCGCCCTCGCGACCTCCGTGACCAGCCAGATCGAGAGCGACCCCCGGGTCTCGGGGGCCGTCGCGCAGCAGACCGCCGTGCACGTGGAGGCCGGCCTGTCCTTCGTCCCGGCCGACCAGGTGGCCGCCGCGCTGGCGGCGCGTCCGGACGTGCCGCCGGCGGAGGCGGCGGCCGTGGTGGAGAGCTACCAGGACGCGCAGATCGACGGTCTCAAGGCCGCCGTGCTCGCCTGCTCCTGCATCACGGCCGGCGCGCTGCTGTTCACCGGCCGCCTGCCCGGCACCCGCCCGGGCCCGCGAACGGGCACGTGA
- a CDS encoding helix-turn-helix domain-containing protein, with protein sequence MTGRGPAGRVAFLVFDELTLLDLSGPLEVFHQAGALGHPYPTVLVSPLGGTVTAANGVALAGTVAPADAGPLDTLVIAGAEHLATRGPGRELLAAAGELTARARRVATVCSGAFVPAALGQLDGRRATTHWRHAAALARRHPEVRVEPDALHLRDGRFHTSAGITAGIDLALALVEDDHGADAARGVARELVMFMRRPGGQSQFATAAAGPPVRGEPLRAVTDAVLADPAADHGLPAMAAAAAVSTRHLTRLFRAELGTTPARWVERVRLERAQQLLLDGLGVTAAARRSGLGSDESLRRAFAHHLGTTPSDYRRRFGTTRLPPR encoded by the coding sequence ATGACGGGGCGGGGCCCGGCCGGCCGGGTCGCGTTCCTCGTGTTCGACGAGCTGACCCTGCTCGACCTCAGCGGTCCGCTGGAGGTCTTCCACCAGGCCGGTGCGCTCGGCCACCCCTACCCGACCGTCCTGGTCTCGCCCCTGGGCGGCACCGTCACCGCCGCCAACGGTGTCGCCCTGGCCGGGACCGTCGCCCCGGCCGACGCGGGCCCGCTGGACACCCTGGTGATCGCCGGGGCCGAGCACCTCGCCACCCGGGGGCCCGGCCGGGAACTCCTCGCCGCGGCCGGGGAGCTCACCGCGCGGGCCCGCCGGGTCGCCACGGTCTGCAGCGGCGCCTTCGTCCCGGCCGCGCTGGGACAGCTGGACGGCCGCCGCGCCACCACCCACTGGCGGCACGCCGCCGCGCTGGCCCGGCGCCACCCCGAGGTGCGCGTGGAGCCCGACGCGCTGCACCTGCGCGACGGCCGCTTCCACACCAGCGCGGGCATCACCGCGGGCATCGACCTCGCCCTCGCCCTGGTCGAGGACGACCACGGCGCCGACGCCGCCCGGGGTGTCGCCCGCGAACTCGTGATGTTCATGCGGCGCCCCGGCGGCCAGTCCCAGTTCGCCACCGCCGCGGCGGGCCCGCCGGTCCGGGGCGAGCCGCTGCGTGCCGTCACCGATGCCGTCCTGGCCGACCCGGCGGCCGACCACGGCCTGCCCGCGATGGCCGCCGCCGCGGCGGTCAGCACCCGTCACCTGACCCGGCTGTTCCGGGCCGAGCTGGGTACCACCCCGGCCCGCTGGGTCGAGCGGGTGCGACTGGAGCGCGCCCAGCAGCTGCTGCTGGACGGTCTCGGTGTCACCGCGGCCGCCCGGCGCAGCGGTCTGGGCAGTGACGAGAGCCTGCGCCGGGCCTTCGCCCACCACCTCGGCACCACCCCGTCCGACTACCGCCGACGCTTCGGCACCACCCGGCTCCCACCGCGCTGA
- a CDS encoding HD domain-containing protein, with protein sequence MIETIAGVRVPDSALAREATELVRDAASPLLFDHSRRVFLFGALRGAEQRLDFDPELLYVGAMFHDLGLTARFARTDRRFEIDGAEEARRFLHAHGITGEPADRVWTAIALHTTPEVPLHMAPEIALVTRGVELDVLGIGYHAVSDEQRAAVTAAHPRPDFKNRILAAFTEGIRDRPATTFGNVKTDVLAHFVPGFERGDFVEVILGSDWPE encoded by the coding sequence ATGATCGAGACCATCGCCGGAGTCCGGGTCCCGGACAGCGCCCTGGCCCGGGAGGCGACCGAGCTGGTGCGGGACGCCGCCTCGCCGCTGCTGTTCGACCACTCCCGCCGGGTGTTCCTGTTCGGGGCGCTGCGCGGCGCCGAGCAGCGGCTGGACTTCGACCCCGAGCTGCTCTACGTCGGGGCGATGTTCCACGACCTCGGGCTGACCGCGCGGTTCGCCCGGACCGACCGGCGGTTCGAGATCGACGGCGCCGAGGAGGCGCGGCGGTTCCTGCACGCCCACGGCATCACCGGCGAGCCGGCCGACCGGGTGTGGACGGCGATCGCCCTGCACACCACCCCGGAGGTCCCGTTGCACATGGCACCCGAGATCGCACTGGTCACCCGGGGTGTGGAGCTGGACGTCCTCGGCATCGGCTACCACGCCGTGAGCGACGAGCAGCGCGCCGCCGTCACGGCCGCGCACCCCCGGCCGGACTTCAAGAACCGGATCCTCGCCGCGTTCACCGAGGGCATCAGGGACCGCCCGGCCACCACCTTCGGCAACGTCAAGACCGATGTCCTGGCGCACTTCGTCCCGGGCTTCGAACGGGGCGACTTCGTCGAGGTGATCCTCGGCTCGGACTGGCCCGAGTGA
- a CDS encoding SHOCT domain-containing protein, giving the protein MPGLLRGVARTAVVAGTATAVSNRVSRRQAGRWARQESYAEPAPAAQAAPPPVAAAPAPATMEEKLDQLKDLATLKEQGVLTEEEFAAQKARILGS; this is encoded by the coding sequence ATGCCCGGACTGCTACGTGGCGTCGCCCGCACCGCGGTCGTCGCCGGAACGGCCACCGCCGTCTCCAACCGAGTCTCCCGTCGCCAGGCCGGCCGCTGGGCGAGGCAGGAGTCCTACGCCGAACCCGCCCCCGCCGCCCAGGCCGCGCCCCCGCCGGTCGCCGCGGCGCCCGCCCCGGCGACCATGGAGGAGAAGCTGGACCAGCTCAAGGACCTCGCGACGCTCAAGGAGCAGGGGGTCCTCACCGAGGAGGAGTTCGCTGCGCAGAAGGCCCGGATCCTCGGCAGCTGA